The following proteins are encoded in a genomic region of Pan troglodytes isolate AG18354 chromosome 2, NHGRI_mPanTro3-v2.0_pri, whole genome shotgun sequence:
- the TMEM115 gene encoding transmembrane protein 115: MQRALPGARQHLGAILASASVVVKALCAAVLFLYLLSFAVDTGCLAVTPGYLFPPNFWIWTLATHGLMEQHVWDVAISLTTVVVAGRLLEPLWGALELLIFFSVVNVSVGLLGAFAYLLTYMASFNLVYLFTVRIHGALGFLGGVLVALKQTMGDCVVLRVPQVRVSVMPMLLLALLLLLRLATLLQSPALASYGFGLLSSWVYLRFYQRHSRGRGDMADHFAFATFFPEILQPMVGLLANLVHGLLVKVKICQKTVKRYDVGAPSSITISLPGTDPQDAERRRQLALKALNERLKRVEDQSIWPSMDDDEEESGAKVDSPLPSDKAPTPPGKGAAPESSLITFEAAPPTL, translated from the exons ATGCAACGTGCCCTgccaggcgcccgccagcacttGGGGGCCATTCTGGCCAGCGCCAGCGTGGTGGTGAAGGCTCTGTGTGCGGCGGTACTGTTCCTCTACCTGCTCTCCTTCGCCGTGGACACAGGCTGCCTGGCGGTCACCCCGGGCTACCTCTTTCCTCCCAATTTCTGGATCTGGACCCTGGCCACCCATGGGCTGATGGAGCAGCATGTGTGGGACGTGGCCATCAGCCTGACAACGGTGGTGGTGGCCGGGCGTTTGCTGGAGCCCCTCTGGGGGGCCTTGGAGCTGCTCATCTTCTTCTCAGTGGTGAATGTGTCTGTAGGGCTGCTGGGGGCCTTCGCCTACCTCCTCACCTACATGGCTTCCTTCAACCTGGTCTACCTGTTCACTGTCCGTATCCACGGCGCCTTGGGCTTCCTAGGTGGTGTCCTGGTGGCACTCAAGCAAACCATGGGGGACTGTGTGGTCCTGCGAGTGCCCCAGGTGCGCGTCAGTGTGATGCCCATGCTGCTGCTGgcgctgctgctcctgctgcggCTCGCCACGCTGCTCCAGAGCCCGGCGCTGGCTTCCTATGGCTTCGGGCTGCTCTCCAGTTGGGTATATCTTCGCTTCTACCAGCGCCATAGCCGGGGCCGAGGGGACATGGCTGACCACTTTGCTTTCGCCACTTTCTTCCCTGAGATCCTGCAGCCTATGGTGGGTTTGCTGGCGAACTTGGTGCACGGCCTCCTGGTGAAGGTAAAGATATGCCAGAAGACGGTGAAGCGCTACGATGTAGGTGCCCCATCCTCCATCACCATCAGCCTGCCAGGCACAGACCCTCAAGACGCCGAGCGGAGAAG GCAACTGGCCCTGAAGGCACTCAATGAGCGGCTGAAGAGAGTGGAAGACCAGTCCATCTGGCCCAGCATGGATGATGATGAAGAGGAGTCTGGGGCCAAGGTGGACAGCCCCCTGCCCTCAGACAAAGCTCCCACACCCCCAGGGAAGGGGGCCGCCCCAGAATCCAGTCTAATCACCTTCGAGGCAGCTCCCCCGACGCTGTAA
- the CYB561D2 gene encoding transmembrane reductase CYB561D2 isoform X1 yields the protein MALSAETESHIYRALRTASGAAAHLVALGFTIFVAVLARPGSSLFSWHPVLMSLAFSFLMTEALLVFSPESSLLHSLSRKGRARCHWVLQLLALLCALLGLGLVILHKEQLGKAHLVTRHGQAGLLAVLWAGLQCSGGVGLLYPKLLPRWPLAKLKLYHATSGLVGYLLGSASLLLGMCSLWFTASVTGVAWYLAVLCPVLTSLVIMNQVSNAYLYRKRIQP from the exons ATGGCCCTTTCTGCGGAGACCGAGTCACACATCTACCGAGCTCTGCGTACTGCTTCTGGCGCTGCCGCCCACCTTGTGGCCCTGGGCTTTACCATCTTTGTGGCTGTGCTTGCCAGGCCTGGCTCCA GCCTGTTCTCCTGGCACCCGGTGCTTATGTCTTTGGCT TTCTCCTTCCTGATGACCGAGGCACTACTGGTGTTTTCTCCCGAGAGTTCGCTGCTGCACTCCCTCTCACGGAAAGGCCGAGCACGCTGCCACTGGgtgctgcagctgctggccctgCTGTGTGCACTGCTGGGCCTCGGCCTTGTCATCCTCCACAAAGAGCAGCTTGGCAAAGCCCACCTGGTTACGCGGCATGGGCAGGCAGGGCTGCTGGCTGTGCTGTGGGCAGGGCTGCAGTGCTCAGGTGGGGTGGGGCTGCTCTACCCCAAGCTGCTGCCCCGATGGCCCCTGGCGAAGCTCAAGCTATACCATGCTACTTCTGGGCTGGTGGGCTACCTGCTGGGTAGTGCCAGCCTCTTGCTGGGCATGTGCTCACTCTGGTTCACTGCCTCTGTCACTGGTGTAGCCTGGTACCTGGCTGTATTATGCCCTGTCCTCACCAGCTTGGTCATTATGAACCAGGTGAGCAATGCCTACCTATACCGCAAGAGGATCCAACCATGA
- the CYB561D2 gene encoding transmembrane reductase CYB561D2 isoform X2 translates to MTEALLVFSPESSLLHSLSRKGRARCHWVLQLLALLCALLGLGLVILHKEQLGKAHLVTRHGQAGLLAVLWAGLQCSGGVGLLYPKLLPRWPLAKLKLYHATSGLVGYLLGSASLLLGMCSLWFTASVTGVAWYLAVLCPVLTSLVIMNQVSNAYLYRKRIQP, encoded by the coding sequence ATGACCGAGGCACTACTGGTGTTTTCTCCCGAGAGTTCGCTGCTGCACTCCCTCTCACGGAAAGGCCGAGCACGCTGCCACTGGgtgctgcagctgctggccctgCTGTGTGCACTGCTGGGCCTCGGCCTTGTCATCCTCCACAAAGAGCAGCTTGGCAAAGCCCACCTGGTTACGCGGCATGGGCAGGCAGGGCTGCTGGCTGTGCTGTGGGCAGGGCTGCAGTGCTCAGGTGGGGTGGGGCTGCTCTACCCCAAGCTGCTGCCCCGATGGCCCCTGGCGAAGCTCAAGCTATACCATGCTACTTCTGGGCTGGTGGGCTACCTGCTGGGTAGTGCCAGCCTCTTGCTGGGCATGTGCTCACTCTGGTTCACTGCCTCTGTCACTGGTGTAGCCTGGTACCTGGCTGTATTATGCCCTGTCCTCACCAGCTTGGTCATTATGAACCAGGTGAGCAATGCCTACCTATACCGCAAGAGGATCCAACCATGA